One Desulfitibacter sp. BRH_c19 genomic window carries:
- a CDS encoding rubrerythrin — protein MSTEKNLKDAFAGESQANRKYLAFAKKADEDGYPIIAKLFRATAEAETLHAHAHLRTLGAIKSTKENLEAAVEGETYEFTKMYPEFIEEAKQEGNKRAQRSFELANEAEKVHGGLFKKTLEKMDKVEDVDFYLCEVCGNIVENSAPEKCSICGAPASKFKKID, from the coding sequence ATGAGTACAGAAAAAAATTTAAAAGATGCCTTTGCTGGGGAATCCCAGGCTAATCGAAAATATTTAGCTTTTGCAAAAAAAGCTGATGAAGATGGCTATCCTATAATAGCTAAATTATTTAGAGCAACTGCTGAAGCTGAGACACTTCATGCTCATGCACACCTTAGAACATTAGGAGCAATTAAATCAACTAAGGAAAACCTTGAAGCTGCAGTTGAAGGGGAAACATATGAATTTACGAAAATGTATCCCGAATTCATAGAGGAAGCAAAACAAGAAGGAAACAAGAGAGCACAAAGGTCCTTTGAACTTGCCAATGAAGCTGAAAAGGTTCACGGTGGCCTGTTTAAGAAAACATTAGAAAAAATGGATAAAGTAGAAGACGTTGATTTCTATCTTTGTGAAGTGTGCGGAAACATTGTAGAAAATAGTGCTCCTGAAAAATGTTCTATCTGTGGTGCACCTGCTAGTAAATTTAAAAAAATAGACTAG